The window AACGGATTCATGCTGATTATCAGCGCCGTAGCCTGCAGTAAATCGAATTTGGCTCAACGCATACTCAAAACCACTTTTCTCTGCAATCTGTGCCAATTTTTTGTTGTATTCAAAATCCCAGCTAGTGCGTTGTTCAATGTCGCTGACGACTAAGCCGCCACTCACATTAGGTACCCAGTAGGCAAACTTAATTGGATTACTCATGATGTTCCTTTCAAAAAATTATGTTGTTAGTTAAGAGCCGCTTGCCACATGCTTAGCTTCTTCGCTTAGTTGAATACGTCGATGTTTCAACAAAGGTAAGGCGCGATCAACTGACAACTTGATACGCTGTTTCAGTAAATCATTACTTACTTTGTAATTAGTGAAATCTGCCTCTGAGGCATAAACGCCTATAGGCAATGTGTGCGCTTGAAAGAAGCTAAAGAGTGGGCGTAATTGATGATCAATGACCAACGCATGGCGCTCACTACCGCCAGTAGCAGCCAATAACACAGGCACATCAATGAGAGCCTCGTGGTGGACAAAGTCGAATAAATGCTTAAATAGACCAGTATAGGATGCGCGATAAACTGGGCTAGCCACAACCAACAAGTCAGCAGACTCAATTGCGGCAATGTCATTCAACACTCGCTCTGGAAGCTCTGCATGGTTAAGTGCTCCACCAAACAATGGGCCAATCTCACTGATCTCAATCACATGAAGATCAATCGGCAAGGCAGCACCTAAGGCTGCAACAATCTCTTCAACCAAGGTCAGCGTCCTTGATGGCAATTTCAAACCACCAGATACCGCAACTACTTTTAGCTTATTACTCATATTTACTCCTATACAGATTTTCGGCCGATCATTTGTTGATACAGCTCACGTAATAAGTATTAGCAGCAAATATGCCAACTATTTTTTCATTTTAAATCAATATGTTAAGCATATTTTTTGTTGGTCACTGTTGTTGAATAGTGTGCCACATTGCTGACAGGCTGCTGCTGACACAGCAACTTGATTACTTTTTTAACAAGATAGATGTTCTTAAATTTAGCCAAATGGTCGAAAAATGATTGATACGTGATATCTGATACAAAATTTTTAGCAGTTATCCAACTCATCACATCAACTCTGCTTACTAGGCAGCAGAACATCAGCAAGATGCTGCATAGTCAACTTAATAAAAATAAATAAAATTAAAATATCAATGTAAATCAATAGGTTAAATAGTGGCATGCTAAATGCAAAGTGGTATGTGTTATCTCATCTATGCTGAGATCGAATGCACCAATTAATTAAATTTT is drawn from Methylotenera versatilis 301 and contains these coding sequences:
- the msuE gene encoding FMN reductase yields the protein MSNKLKVVAVSGGLKLPSRTLTLVEEIVAALGAALPIDLHVIEISEIGPLFGGALNHAELPERVLNDIAAIESADLLVVASPVYRASYTGLFKHLFDFVHHEALIDVPVLLAATGGSERHALVIDHQLRPLFSFFQAHTLPIGVYASEADFTNYKVSNDLLKQRIKLSVDRALPLLKHRRIQLSEEAKHVASGS